In Campylobacter showae, the genomic stretch GCTAATTTTTTCATTTGCCGTGCGTTTTTTTATATATCCAAACGCGAATTTTAGTTAAAAATAAAATCATCGACTTTGGAAACGGGCTTAAGATCAGCATCGCAAGCGCTTCTTTTGTAAATTTAAATTTGAGGCTTTTAAAAAGATATTCGTACATTTTTTTGTATTCTCCGCCGAATTTGGCATAATACGCCGCCATTTTGTATAGGATCGCGATGTGAGAGTCATTTACGCGGAATTTCGGATCGGCCGAATTTGCTCCGTTTGCGCTAGCTTGAGCGTTTTTCTCGGCGATCTTTTGCAAAATAAGCTCCGCAGTCATCGCGTAGCCTTTCATTATGCAAAGCGGGCGTTTAAACGAGTTTATCGTGACGCTGTCGCTGCGGTGAAAGCGGTAAATACGCACTGCGTCGTGCAGATAGTAAGCAGGAAGATCAAAAAGATAGATCCAAAGCGTATTTTCGCTACCGTAAAGCCCCTTTTCAAAGCGCCTCTGACCGATGGCGCCGCGGCGAAACATTATCAAAAACTCGCCCGTTATCTTGCCGTCGTAGTAGTCCTGCGGCGAAATTTCCCCGCTTTTACTCAGTCCAAATCCCGAAAATTTCGTCGTCGGCTCGCCGTCAATCTCAAAGTAACAGTTCGCCCAGACGCTAGCATACCCCTGCTCTAGCACGGCCGCCATCTTGCTTATGGCGCCTTCTATCAGCAAGTCATCGTCGTCTAGTATCACGAAAGCATCACCGCTAGCGTGGTCAAAGCCGTTGTTTTTATTTCCGTTTGGGCCGCGGTCGTAGGTTTGATTTAGGACGTATTTTACGTTGTCAAATTTAGCGACGTAACTCTGCGCGAGCTCGCGCGTACCGTCGTTTGAGTTATCGTCGCTGATTATGATTTCTTTGTTTTCGTAGTCCTGAGCCAGCGCGCTTTTTAGAGCGGCCTCAAAAAGCTCTTTGCGGTTGTAGGTCGGGATTATTATGCTTACTTTTAGCATTTTAGTTCTTTATATTTTGCGTGATAAAATCCATCCACTTTTGATAAATTTGATCGGTTTTAAAGGCGTTTTTGCGCTCGTTGGCGTTTTTTACCAGCTCTTGCCTAAGCTCCTCGTCGCGCATCAAGAGTTCGATTTTACTTCCGAGCGCTTTTACGTCGTCTATCGGTACCAAAAATCCGTCCTTGCCGTCCTCGATGAGCTCTTTTGCGCCGCTTGTAGCAGTCGCCACCCTGGCGCAGCTAAAAAATACGCTCTCGATTAAAACGTTTGGCAAGCCCTCAGTTTTAGAGCTTGAGACGAGGATTTTAGCCCTTTCGTAAAGCGAAGCGACATCGCTCGTTTGCCCGATAAATTCGGCATCCAGATGTAG encodes the following:
- a CDS encoding glycosyltransferase family 2 protein gives rise to the protein MLKVSIIIPTYNRKELFEAALKSALAQDYENKEIIISDDNSNDGTRELAQSYVAKFDNVKYVLNQTYDRGPNGNKNNGFDHASGDAFVILDDDDLLIEGAISKMAAVLEQGYASVWANCYFEIDGEPTTKFSGFGLSKSGEISPQDYYDGKITGEFLIMFRRGAIGQRRFEKGLYGSENTLWIYLFDLPAYYLHDAVRIYRFHRSDSVTINSFKRPLCIMKGYAMTAELILQKIAEKNAQASANGANSADPKFRVNDSHIAILYKMAAYYAKFGGEYKKMYEYLFKSLKFKFTKEALAMLILSPFPKSMILFLTKIRVWIYKKTHGK